Proteins encoded within one genomic window of Sporolituus thermophilus DSM 23256:
- a CDS encoding cob(I)yrinic acid a,c-diamide adenosyltransferase translates to MGVPQRESKVYVYTGDGKGKTTAALGMGLRAAGNGERVVMVQFLKGTGYTGELFAAPSFAGRFILRQFGFGCPDAAEIRMGIKVCCKCGRCFRENRNPIHGFVDRAFKFAADVITTGDADMVILDEISHAVNRGLLPVANVIKLISLRPAKMKLVLTGRKMPEEILNLADSITICQAVKHPIAQGIDARRGVEY, encoded by the coding sequence ATGGGTGTACCACAGCGGGAAAGTAAAGTCTACGTCTATACCGGCGACGGCAAAGGCAAGACCACCGCTGCTTTGGGCATGGGACTGCGCGCGGCAGGTAACGGTGAACGCGTTGTCATGGTCCAGTTTCTAAAGGGTACGGGATATACGGGGGAGTTATTCGCAGCGCCCAGTTTTGCCGGGCGGTTTATCCTTCGCCAATTTGGGTTCGGTTGTCCTGATGCAGCGGAAATTCGTATGGGCATCAAAGTATGCTGCAAATGCGGTCGCTGTTTCCGGGAAAACCGCAACCCCATTCACGGCTTTGTCGACCGTGCCTTTAAATTTGCGGCAGACGTTATTACCACCGGTGACGCCGATATGGTCATATTGGATGAAATTAGTCATGCCGTAAACCGTGGCCTGCTGCCGGTCGCTAATGTAATAAAACTGATCAGTCTGCGGCCGGCGAAGATGAAGCTTGTTTTGACAGGAAGAAAGATGCCGGAAGAAATATTAAATCTTGCCGACAGCATAACAATTTGCCAAGCCGTTAAACACCCCATCGCGCAGGGTATCGACGCCAGGCGCGGCGTGGAATATTAG
- a CDS encoding precorrin-8X methylmutase → MEFLTDPTAIESRSMDIIAPYLRDLNLSPQEIKVFSRIIHAAGDPDYASIIRLHPEAIRAGCAALKAGCHIFTDVEMVRTGINKRKLAEHGGEAHCLVADNEITRLAKTQGITRAMAAMRAFGRRLNGAVVAIGNAPTALFELLRLMEQQEIRPALIIGVPVGFVGAAEAKDLLIAKSPVPYITVIGNKGGSPIAAAAVNALLYMLDA, encoded by the coding sequence ATTGAATTTTTGACTGACCCAACCGCCATTGAGTCGCGCAGTATGGATATTATCGCTCCGTATCTTCGCGATTTGAACTTGTCGCCCCAGGAAATCAAGGTGTTTTCCCGGATTATCCATGCGGCGGGCGATCCCGATTATGCCAGTATTATCCGGCTTCATCCTGAGGCGATTCGTGCCGGTTGCGCGGCCTTAAAAGCGGGATGCCACATTTTTACCGACGTCGAAATGGTGCGTACTGGCATCAACAAGCGCAAACTGGCAGAGCATGGGGGCGAAGCGCATTGTCTTGTCGCTGACAATGAAATTACCCGCCTGGCGAAAACGCAGGGCATAACCCGCGCGATGGCGGCCATGCGCGCCTTTGGCCGGCGGCTTAATGGCGCCGTTGTCGCTATCGGTAATGCGCCAACAGCGTTGTTTGAACTTTTGCGTTTAATGGAACAACAGGAGATTAGACCGGCTTTGATTATCGGTGTACCCGTTGGGTTTGTCGGCGCCGCTGAAGCGAAGGATCTTTTAATAGCCAAGTCCCCTGTCCCGTATATTACGGTTATCGGCAATAAAGGCGGCAGTCCGATAGCCGCGGCGGCCGTTAACGCTCTCCTTTATATGTTGGATGCATGA